The following proteins come from a genomic window of Brachionichthys hirsutus isolate HB-005 chromosome 20, CSIRO-AGI_Bhir_v1, whole genome shotgun sequence:
- the unc93a gene encoding protein unc-93 homolog A, which yields MISRNFKNVLVVSIGFLSLFTAFGGLQSLQSSLNAAEGMGVASLSVIYASIIVSSMFLPPIMIKNLGCKWTIVAGMACYVSYSFGNLHPGWYTLIPTSVILGLGGSPLWSAKCTYLTISGNTQAAKDGKKGSDVINQYFGIFFFIFQSSAVWGNLMSSLIFGQDTSIADIPEEQLRACGAADCGLNVSSNSTSSRPAQKLVWTLVGCYIGVGVLAMLIIAVFLDNIDGEQASQFRGRKEPFFHTFLATFRLLKDWRLVTLIPLTMYSGFEQSFLAGEYTKNYVTCALGIHFVGYVMMCFGATNSLCSFLFGRLARYTGRAPLFLLGALVNFACIIALLLWRPDPNQLPIFFVFPALWGMADAVWQTQTNALYGILFPKDKEAAFANYRMWESLGFVIAFAYSTFLCLEYKLYILLAVLLLTSVTYPIVEYHEYKNPTLPVEQATRSHRKGSVRADEFKIMSQTRL from the exons ATGATCAGCCGTAACTTCAAGAACGTGCTGGTGGTGTCCATCggcttcctgtctctgttcaCGGCTTTTGGAGGCCTGCAGAGTCTACAG AGCAGCCTGAATGCAGCCGAAGGGATGGGCGTGGCGTCCCTGAGCGTCATCTACGCCTCCATCATCGTCTCCTCCATGTTCCTGCCCCCCATCATGATCAAAAACCTGGGCTGTAAATGGACCATTGTTGCTGGCATGGCCTGCTACGTCTCCTACTCCTTCGGAAACCTCCATCCCGGATG GTACACCCTCATCCCCACCTCTGTGATCCTGGGTTTGGGTGGATCTCCGCTCTGGTCGGCCAAATGCACCTACCTGACCATCTCTGGGAATACGCAGGCGGCCAAAGACGGCAAAAAGGGCTCCGACGTCATCAACCAATACTTCggcatcttcttcttcatcttccagTCGTCCGCCGTCTGGGGGAACCTCATGTCGTCCCTCATCTTCGGACAGGACACCAGTATAG CGGACATCCCGGAGGAGCAGCTTCGGGCCTGCGGAGCGGCTGATTGCGGCCTGAACGTCAGCAGCAACAGCACCTCCAGCAGGCCTGCTCAGAAGCTCGTGTGGACGCTGGTCGGATGCTACATCG GTGTCGGCGTGCTGGCCATGCTCATCATCGCCGTGTTTCTGGATAACATCGATGGCGAGCAGGCCAGCCAGTTCCGGGGGAGGAAGGAGCCCTTCTTCCATACCTTCCTGGCCACGTTCAGACTGCTGAAGGACTGGAGGCTGGTGACCCTCATTCCTCTCACCATGTACAGCGGCTTCGAGCAGAGCTTCCTCGCTGGGGAGTACACCAAG AACTACGTGACGTGTGCTTTGGGGATCCATTTTGTCGGCTATGTGATGATGTGTTTTGGAGCCACTAATTCTCTTTGCTCCTTTCTGTTTGGGAGACTCGCTCGGTACACAGGGAGAGCCCCACTCTTCCTTCTGG GTGCGCTGGTGAACTTCGCCTGCATCATCGCTCTCTTGCTCTGGAGGCCTGATCCCAACCAGCTGCCCATCTTCTTTGTTTTCCCTGCGCTGTGGGGTATGGCCGACGCCGTCTGGCAAACGCAGACCAACG CCCTTTACGGCATCCTTTTCCCAAAAGATAAAGAAGCTGCATTTGCCAACTACCGTATGTGGGAGTCCCTCGGTTTCGTTATCGCCTTCGCCTACAGCACCTTCTTGTGTCTGGAGTACAAACTGTACATCCTGCTGGCCGTTTTGCTGCTGACCTCCGTCACTTACCCCATTGTGGAATATCACGAGTACAAGAATCCCACCCTGCCTGTCGAGCAGGCAACTCGCAGCCATCGGAAGGGAAGCGTCAGGGCCGATGAGTTCAAGATAATGTCCCAGACACGACTGTGA
- the LOC137909051 gene encoding solute carrier family 22 member 2-like has protein sequence MTTFDDLLDEVGTFGRCQKRVFALLCLLSLPFAWMDVSIVFQGFTPDHWCRDSALVEMRQACGWSLADSRRLTVLLVNSSGEVLHSSCEQLEVDWNATKLTCDTPELNLTGVPVTTCKDGWEYQDGRRKSFVTEFDLVCSDAWLVDAYQSILNAGNLAGSFAFGYISDRFGRTISILLSNILNLITGLVLAITPNYAAILVIRFISGIGLNGGWMTAYVLLTEMVGVEYRRTAGILFQTVYTVGIVILPLLAYLITDWRWLQAVIAAPYLLFLSYYWFVPESPRWLISQKKYPKALEVTEAMAKENEKKLSTNIETLTVDEGDSPSASVLDLIRTPNIRKHTLILMFNWFAVTVVYQGLVMRIGILGGNVYLDFLISGVMELPGAFVVLFTIERFGRRIPFASGNIITGVSCLITAFVPEQMFWLKTVMACAGRFGVTMSFLMVMFVNAELYPTFVRSLGVSVCSTMCDVGGIVAPFLLYRLAAIWLELPLIIFGVIALIAGGLVLLLPETRGVPLPDTIDDVEFPKRKKGAHRGKSTIV, from the exons ATGACGACATTTGACGACCTCCTCGATGAGGTTGGAACCTTCGGCCGGTGTCAGAAGCGAGTCTTTGCCCTGCTTTGTCTGTTATCGTTGCCTTTTGCCTGGATGGATGTGAGCATAGTTTTCCAGGGCTTCACCCCGGATCACTGGTGTCGGGACTCTGCGCTGGTGGAGATGAGGCAGGCCTGTGGATGGAGTCTGGCAGACAGCCGTAGGCTGACGGTGCTGCTGGTCAACAGTTCTGGAGAAGTTCTGCACAGCAGCTGCGAGCAGCTTGAGGTGGACTGGAACGCCACAAAGCTCACCTGTGACACACCTGAACTGAATCTGACTGGGGTTCCAGTTACCACATGTAAG GATGGCTGGGAGTATCAGGATGGACGCAGGAAGTCGTTCGTCACAGAG TTTGACTTGGTGTGTTCGGACGCGTGGCTGGTGGACGCGTACCAGTCCATTCTCAACGCAGGCAACCTCGCTGGCAGCTTTGCTTTCGGCTACATTTCAGACAG attTGGCAGGACGATCAGTATCCTCCTGTCCAACATACTGAATCTGATCACAGGGTTGGTGTTGGCGATAACTCCAAACTACGCAGCTATTCTGGTGATCAGGTTCATATCCGGCATCGGCCTCAATGGAGGATGGATGACTGCATATGTGCTGC TCACAGAGATGGTTGGGGTGGAGTACAGACGCACGGCGGGGATATTGTTCCAGACGGTCTACACTGTTGGTATTGTCATCCTGCCACTGCTTGCCTACCTCATCACTGACTGGCGCTGGCTGCAGGCCGTCATCGCTGCGCCCTACCTGCTTTTCCTGTCCTACTATTG GTTTGTTCCAGAGTCTCCAAGGTGGCTCATCTCTCAGAAGAAATATCCGAAAGCGTTGGAGGTCACTGAAGCGATGGCGAAGGAGAATGAGAAGAAACTCTCCACCAACATTGAA ACGCTGACTGTTGATGAGGGTGACTCCCCCTCTGCCTCTGTGCTGGACTTGATTAGGACTCCGAATATTAGGAAACACACGCTCATCCTCATGTTCAACTG GTTTGCCGTCACTGTGGTCTACCAGGGTCTGGTGATGAGAATCGGTATTCTCGGAGGGAATGTTTACCTCGACTTCCTTATATCCGGCGTGATGGAACTCCCTGGTGCATTTGTAGTCCTCTTCACAATAGAACGCTTTGGCCGACGGATCCCTTTTGCATCCGGCAACATCATAACTGGAGTCTCCTGCTTGATCACCGCCTTTGTCCCTGAAC AAATGTTCTGGCTGAAGACAGTCATGGCCTGCGCTGGTCGGTTTGGGGTCACCATGTCCTTTTTGATGGTGATGTTTGTTAACGCCGAGCTCTATCCGACATTTGTCAG GAGCCTGGGAGTGTCCGTTTGCTCCACTATGTGTGACGTTGGAGGCATCGTAGCTCCATTCCTGCTCTACAGACTGGCTGCCATCTGGCTGGAGCTGCCACTTATCATTTTTG GAGTTATTGCGCTGATCGCTGGAGGTTTGGTGCTGTTGTTGCCTGAAACCAGAGGAGTTCCTCTCCCTGACACCATTGATGATGTTGAGTTTCCCAAAAG gaaaAAGGGAGCACATAGAGGAAAATCAACAATtgtataa
- the LOC137909113 gene encoding solute carrier family 22 member 2-like, which yields MTSFDEILEETGKFGRFQKRMFALMCLASMPWGAVYVGIVFQGFTPEHWCRDSAVVAMRQECDWTLKNSRKLTVPLPLVNNSGVLEQSNCKRYEVDWNRTLTCDTKELNLSRVPTADCKEGWEYDYEGRRSFVTEFDLVCSDAWLVDMYQATLNVGFLVGTIAIGYLADRFGRKTSYLISCLMNGIAGIVVAVAPNYSALLVFRMLFGFGVKGGWVTGYVLITEMVGVEYRRTVGVIYQMFYSTGLLFLPLFAYFITDWRWLQVVITVPYFMFLVYYWLVPESPRWLISQNKKAKAVGIIKAMAKENKFPIPKSIEYLTDDESESSTASFMDLIRTPKMRKYTFILSFNWFTSAIVYQGLIMRVGILGGNIYIDFLLTILVEFPAAFLILATIERIGRRLPLSTANIVAGVFCFITACIPERMFWFKAVMACIGRLGITMAFEMVVFVNTELYPTFIRNLGVSVCSTMCDVGGIVAPFLLYRLAVFWLELPLIIFGVLAFMAGGLVLLLPETRGVPLPETIDDIEFPEKLKERTGRKNQQLTNLLPDNDVTINKEPALV from the exons ATGACCAGCTTCGACGAAATcttggaggaaaccggaaagTTCGGCCGCTTTCAGAAGCGCATGTTCGCCTTGATGTGCTTGGCGTCCATGCCCTGGGGAGCGGTGTACGTCGGCATTGTCTTTCAGGGCTTCACCCCAGAGCACTGGTGTCGGGACTCTGCCGTGGTGGCGATGAGGCAAGAGTGTGACTGGACCCTGAAAAACAGTCGCAAGCTGACGGTGCCGCTGCCGCTGGTCAACAATTCTGGAGTGCTGGAGCAGAGCAACTGCAAGAGGTACGAGGTGGACTGGAACAGAACGCTGACCTGTGACACGAAGGAGCTCAACCTCAGCAGGGTTCCCACGGCCGACTGCAAAGAGGGCTGGGAGTACGACTATGAGGGGAGACGGTCCTTTGTCACTGAG TTTGACCTGGTGTGTTCCGATGCGTGGCTGGTGGACATGTACCAGGCCACTCTAAACGTGGGCTTCCTGGTCGGGACTATCGCCATCGGCTACCTGGCTGACAG GTTCGGTAGGAAAACGAGCTACCTGATATCCTGTCTCATGAATGGGATAGCGGGAATCGTGGTGGCCGTGGCTCCAAACTATTCCGCTTTACTAGTTTTCAGAATGCTCTTTGGGTTCGGAGTGAAAGGAGGATGGGTGACCGGATACGTGCTGA TCACAGAGATGGTCGGGGTGGAGTACAGACGCACAGTCGGGGTCATTTATCAGATGTTCTACAGTaccggcctcctcttcctccccttgtTTGCCTATTTTATCACTGACTGGCGATGGCTGCAGGTAGTCATCACCGTCCCCTACTTCATGTTCCTGGTCTACTACTG GCTTGTCCCTGAATCTCCGAGATGGCTCATCTCTCAGAATAAAAAGGCCAAAGCTGTGGGCATTATTAAGGCGATGGCCAAAGAAAACAAGTTTCCAATCCCCAAGAGCATTGAG TATCTCACAGATGACGAATCAGAATCCTCCACAGCCTCCTTTATGGACCTGATCAGAACTCCGAAAATGAGAAAGTACACCTTCATTCTCAGCTTTAACTG GTTCACCAGTGCTATCGTCTACCAGGGTTTGATTATGAGAGTTGGAATTCTGGGAGGCAACATCTACATCGACTTCCTCCTGACTATCCTGGTGGAGTTCCCCGCCGCCTTCCTCATCCTCGCGACAATAGAACGCATCGGCCGCCGCCTCCCCTTATCCACAGCCAACATCGTAGCTGGAGTCTTCTGCTTTATCACTGCATGCATTCCTGAGC GAATGTTCTGGTTTAAGGCGGTGATGGCCTGCATCGGCAGACTGGGCATCACCATGGCCTTTGAGATGGTGGTGTTTGTTAACACCGAGCTGTACCCAACATTTATCAG gaacCTGGGAGTGTCAGTTTGTTCCACTATGTGTGACGTTGGAGGCATCGTAGCTCCATTCCTGCTCTACAGACTGGCCGTCTTTTGGTTGGAGCTTCCACTCATCATCTTTG GGGTTCTGGCGTTCATGGCTGGCGGCttggtgctgctgcttcctgagaCCAGGGGCGTCCCACTGCCTGAAACCATCGATGACATCGAGTTTCCGGAAaa ATTAAAGGAGAGAACTGGACGGAAAAATCAACAGCTGACCAACCTGCTGCCCGACAACGATGTGACAATTAACAAAGAGCCAGCACTGGTCTAA
- the LOC137909621 gene encoding solute carrier family 22 member 2-like, with product MTTFEDLLSEVGTFGRCQKRLFMLCSLISVPLAWVYVGIVFQGLTPDHWCRDSAVVEMRQACGWSLADSRRLTVPLVNSSGEVLYSSCEQFEVDWNATKLTCDTRELNLTGVPVTTCKDGWEYQYEGRSSIVTEFNLVCSDAWLVDMHQSVLNMGFFIGTFVSGYVSDRFGRRISLLMTNMINLTAGLVLALTPNYISSLAVKFIFGLGAKGGWLIGYVLITEMVGVEHRRTVGILYQMFFSIGILTLPLLSYFITDWRWLQAAIAAPYLLFISYYCLVPESPRWLISQKRFSKALEITEAMAKENKKELSVNIETLTSDEGDSPSASVLDLIRTPNMRKHTFILMFNWFASAVVYQGLVLRTGILESNVYVEFVISCLVEFPAVCYILFTIERFGRRLPFAVATITAGLSCLIMIVIPEKVFWLKTLVGCIGRMGITVTFLMVLFVNAELYPTFVRNLGVSVCSTMCDIGGIAVPFLLYRLAVVWIDFPLVIFGVIALIAGGLVLLLPETKGVPLPETIDDVEFPNRKKKNAEENQEMNELLNPGPAHKGTAECVNG from the exons ATGACGAcatttgaagacctcctcagtGAAGTTGGAACTTTCGGACGTTGCCAGAAGCGTCTGTTTATGCTGTGCTCTCTGATTTCAGTGCCTTTAGCATGGGTGTATGTTGGCATCGTTTTCCAGGGCCTCACCCCGGATCACTGGTGTCGGGACTCTGCGGTGGTGGAGATGAGGCAGGCTTGCGGATGGAGTCTGGCAGACAGCCGTAGGCTGACGGTGCCGCTGGTCAACAGTTCTGGAGAAGTTCTGTACAGCAGCTGCGAGCAGTTTGAGGTGGACTGGAACGCCACAAAGCTCACCTGTGACACGCGGGAACTGAATCTGACTGGGGTTCCAGTTACCACATGTAAG GATGGCTGGGAGTATCAGTATGAAGGCAGGAGCTCCATTGTCACAGAG TTTAACCTGGTGTGTTCAGACGCATGGTTAGTGGACATGCACCAGTCGGTCCTCAATATGGGCTTCTTTATTGGTACCTTTGTCTCGGGTTACGTTTCAGACAG GTTTGGCAGAAGGATCAGCCTCCTAATGACCAACATGATAAATTTAACTGCTGGATTGGTGCTGGCATTGACTCCGAACTACATCAGTAGTCTTGCGGTCAAGTTCATCTTTGGTCTTGGAGCCAAAGGGGGATGGCTGATAGGATACGTATTGA TTACAGAGATGGTTGGCGTGGAGCACAGACGTACAGTAGGAATATTGTACCAGATGTTCTTCAGTATTGGCATTCTTACGCTACCCCTACTTTCCTACTTCATAACTGACTGGCGCTGGCTGCAGGCCGCCATTGCTGCACCCTACCTCCTCTTCATTTCCTACTACTG TTTAGTTCCAGAGTCTCCAAGGTGGCTCATTTCTCAGAAAAGATTTTCAAAGGCATTGGAGATCACTGAAGCGATGGCAAAGGAGAACAAGAAGGAATTGTCGGTGAACATTGAG ACACTGACTAGTGATGAGGGTGACTCCCCCTCTGCCTCTGTGCTGGACTTGATTAGAACGCCAAATATGAGGAAGCACACTTTCATCCTCATGTTCAACTG GTTCGCCAGTGCTGTCGTCTATCAGGGTTTGGTCCTGAGGACTGGTATTCTGGAAAGTAACGTCTACGTTGAATTTGTAATCTCTTGTTTGGTGGAGTTCCCCGCTGTCTGCTACATCCTCTTCACAATTGAACGTTTCGGCAGACGTCTTCCCTTTGCCGTTGCCACCATCACAGCTGGGCTCTCCTGCTTAATCATGATCGTTATCCCTGAAA AAGTCTTTTGGCTGAAGACTCTGGTGGGCTGCATCGGTCGGATGGGGATCACTGTGACCTTTTTGATGGTGCTGTTCGTCAACGCTGAGCTCTACCCAACATTTGTCAG GAACCTGGGTGTTTCCGTTTGTTCGACTATGTGTGACATCGGAGGAATTGCAGTTCCATTCCTGCTCTACAGACTGGCTGTCGTCTGGATTGATTTCCCACTCGTCATCTTTG GAGTTATTGCGCTGATTGCTGGAGGTTTGGTGCTGTTGCTGCCTGAAACCAAAGGAGTCCCGCTCCCTGAGACCATTGATGATGTCGAGTTTCCCAATAG aaaaaagaagaatgcaGAGGAGAACCAAGAAATGAATGAACTTTTAAACCCAGGCCCGGCACACAAGGGCACAGCAGAGTGTGTGAATGGCTAA
- the plg gene encoding plasminogen, whose protein sequence is MDLNRIALLLGALLCTVAGVDVDGYVKTEGAWIISLRRKQYSANSVADCGSKCDAESSFTCKSFIYIEKDQDCWTTAGNSKTEPVFRRSSTAFYEKNGFLLECVNGIGKDYRGTKSKTKTNKTCQRWAASYPHRPNYTPQNKPAEDLDSNFCRNPDGDSEGPWCYTTDSNTRWEHCNVPSCTEECIHCSGEDYRGKVSATANGFTCQRWDSQKPHSHGYNPSALPEKYLEENYCRNPDGDPRPWCFTTNPSKRWDLCSIPHCTSEPPTIIPELTCATGEGGSYRGTVSVTETGKTCQSWSAQTPHKHNRSPDNYPCKGLDSNYCRNPDNERMPWCYTSDPSTRWEFCRVPSCGNEAPPDEPVIPPDEDDCYQGNGSSYRGITSETISGKRCQAWSASTPHRHSKTPQKFPKADLKKNLCRNPDGDRAPWCYTTDPTVRWEYCNLEKCPTINQGPAPTEPSKPQPASPTINQAPTDCKVGNGDTYRGPTSITILGVNCQAWSAQHPHTHNSFTPETHPTKGLEGNSCRNPDRDVNGPWCYTTDPDKKWDYCQIPDCARMNCGNPVVKPKRCFGRIVGGCVSKPYSWPWQISLRSNRGVHFCGGTLIHPQWVLTAAHCLERSTRPSAYKVVLGIHTERANEPSKQERNLEKLVLGPNRADIALLKLQSPALITDKVLQACLPERDYVVPSGTECYVTGWGETQDTGGEGILKEAGFPVIENKICNRPSYLNGRVQNHEMCAGNIDGGSDSCQGDSGGPLVCYSQNKYTLQGVTSWGLGCANAMKPGVYARVSKFVEWIDRTIKAN, encoded by the exons ATGGATCTGAACAGGATAGCTCTCCTGCTGGGAGCTCTGCTCTGCACTG TCGCTGGTGTTGACGTGGATGGATACGTCAAAACTGAAGGAGCGTGGATCATCTCGCTGAGAAGAAAGCAGTACTCTGCCAACTCTGTAGCCGATTGCGGCTCCAAATGCGATGCTGAATCCTCCTTCACGTGCAA GTCTTTCATATATATTGAAAAGGACCAGGATTGCTGGACGACGGCAGGAAACTCTAAAACAGAGCCAGTCTTTCGCAGAAGCAGCACAGCTTTTTATGAAAAAAATG GGTTCCTCCTGGAGTGTGTAAATGGAATTGGAAAGGACTACAGAGGAACGAagtccaaaacaaaaaccaacaagACATGTCAGCGATGGGCAGCGAGCTACCCTCACAGGCCGAA TTACACACCGCAGAACAAACCCGCTGAAGACCTGGACTCTAACTTCTGCAGAAACCCTGATGGCGACAGCGAGGGACCCTGGTGTTACACCACTGACAGCAACACCCGATGGGAACACTGCAACGTTCCCAGTTgcactg AGGAGTGCATACACTGCAGCGGCGAGGACTACAGAGGGAAAGTCTCCGCCACAGCAAACGGCTTCACCTGCCAGCGCTGGGACTCGCAGAAGCCTCACAGCCATGGCTACAACCCCAGCGC ACTTCCAGAGAAGTATCTGGAGGAGAACTACTGCAGAAACCCGGATGGAGACCCCCGACCCTGGTGCTTCACCACCAATCCATCCAAACGGTGGGACTTGTGCTCCATACCCCACTGTA CGTCCGAGCCTCCCACCATCATCCCGGAGCTGACCTGTGCCACCGGTGAAGGCGGGTCATACAGGGGCACAGTATCTGTGACGGAGACCGGCAAAACGTGTCAGAGCTGGTCGGCCCAGACGCCGCACAAGCACAACCGCAGCCCAGACAACTACCCGTGCAA AGGCCTGGATAGCAACTACTGTCGTAACCCCGACAATGAGAGAATGCCCTGGTGCTACACCTCGGATCCGTCAACTCGCTGGGAATTCTGCAGAGTGCCGAGCTGTGGGAATGAAGCGCCACCAG ATGAGCCGGTGATCCCCCCAGATGAGGATGACTGTTACCAGGGCAATGGCTCAAGTTACCGTGGCATCACTTCAGAGACAATCAGTGGGAAAAGATGTCAAGCCTGGAGCGCTTCGACTCCCCACAGACATTCGAAAACTCCACAGAAATTCCCAAAAGC GGATCTCAAAAAGAACCTGTGCAGGAACCCTGATGGTGACCGAGCTCCTTGGTGTTACACTACGGACCCCACAGTCCGCTGGGAGTACTGCAACCTAGAGAAATGCCCCACAATTAATCAGGGACCAGCCCCCACTGAACCCTCTAAGCCTCAGCCTGCATCCCCCACCATCAACCAAGCCCCAACAG ACTGCAAGGTTGGGAACGGAGACACATACCGGGGTCCGACCTCCATCACCATTCTGGGTGTGAACTGCCAGGCTTGGAGCGCTcagcacccccacacacacaacagcttCACCCCAGAAACTCATCCCACCAAAGGCCTAGAGGGCAAT agctgcagaaatCCAGACCGCGACGTGAACGGACCGTGGTGCTACACCACCGACCCCGACAAGAAATGGGACTACTGCCAGATTCCTGATTGTG ctcgaATGAATTGTGGCAACCCAGTGGTCAAGCCCAAACGTTGCTTTGGCCGTATTGTGGGAGGCTGCGTTTCTAAACCTTACTCCTGGCCCTGGCAAATCAGCCTCAGGTCCAA TAGAGGAGTTCATTTCTGTGGGGGGACTCTGATTCATCCCCAGTGGGTCCTCACTGCTGCACATTGCCTGGAGAG GTCCACACGGCCTTCGGCATACAAGGTAGTCCTGGGCATCCACACAGAACGAGCCAATGAGCCATCAAAACAAGAGAGGAACCTGGAAAAACTGGTGCTGGGACCCAACAGAGCCGACATCGCTCTGCTCAAACTGCAGTC TCCTGCGCTGATAACCGACAAAGTCCTGCAAGCTTGTCTTCCAGAAAGGGACTACGTCGTTCCCAGTGGAACCGAGTGCTACGTTACTGGATGGGGTGAAACTCAAG ATACGGGAGGAGAAGGCATCCTGAAGGAAGCCGGTTTCCCTGTGATTGAGAACAAGATCTGCAATCGTCCTTCCTACCTGAACGGCAGGGTTCAGAACCACGAAATGTGTGCTGGGAACATCGACGGAGGAAGCGACAGCTGCCAG GGTGACAGCGGCGGTCCTCTGGTGTGTTATTCCCAGAATAAGTACACACTGCAGGGCGTGACCTCCTGGGGTCTGGGATGTGCAAACGCCATGAAACCCGGCGTCTACGCTCGAGTCTCCAAATTTGTTGAGTGGATCGACAGAACGATCAAGGCCAACTAA